One Opisthocomus hoazin isolate bOpiHoa1 chromosome 25, bOpiHoa1.hap1, whole genome shotgun sequence DNA window includes the following coding sequences:
- the CAMK1G gene encoding calcium/calmodulin-dependent protein kinase type 1G, whose protein sequence is MGRKEEDDSSSWKKQTSNIRKTFIFMEALGSGAFSEVFLVKQRSTGKLFALKCIKKSPLTRDSSLENEIAVLKKIKHENIVTLEDIYESTTHFYLVMQLVSGGELFDRILERGVYTEKDASVVIHQVLTAVKYLHENGIVHRDLKPENLLYLTPEENSKIMITDFGLSKMEQNGIMSTACGTPGYVAPEVLAQKPYSKAVDCWSIGVITYILLCGYPPFYEETESKLFEKIKEGYYEFESPFWDDISESAKDFIRHLLEKDPSTRFTCEEALRHPWINGNTALHRDIYPSVSAQIQKNFAKSKWRQAFNAAAVVHHMRKLHMNGHAAAESTLPVLQVSEASRPNTPMVATQPVMPNQDKLPLVPTRGCPNPPAQLEHNAGTREGKPQRCSENGSLPVGSSLVLPDNHSPPTRTSCGCSPACVGHEKTKTSFCSETVLLKKSAKSHHFKSEVLVPMKTSKHSSHCGTGQTGVCLIM, encoded by the exons ATGGGTCGCAAGGAAGAGGACGACAGCAGCTCCTGGAAGAAACAGACGAGCAACATCCGGAAAACGTTCATTTTCATGGAGGCCCTGGGATC AGGTGCCTTTTCAGAAGTTTTCCTGGTGAAGCAAAGAAGCACTGGCAAGCTCTTTGCTCTGAAGTGCATTAAGAAGTCTCCTCTCACAAGGGATAGCAGCTTGGAGAATGAAATAGCAGTGTTGAAAAA AATAAAGCACGAAAACATCGTGACTTTAGAAGATATTTACGAGAGCACCACCCACTTCTACCTGGTCATGCAGCT GGTATCTGGAGGTGAGCTATTTGACCGAATTTTGGAACGAGGAGTTTACACTGAGAAAGATGCGAGTGTGGTGATCCACCAGGTCCTGACAGCAGTGAAGTACCTCCATGAGAACGGAATAGTTCACCGCGACCTGAAG CCGGAAAACCTTCTTTACCTTACTCCTGAAGAGAACTCCAAAATCATGATCACAGACTTCGGCTTGTCTAAAATGGAACAGAATGGCATCATGTCCACCGCCTGCGGGACGCCGGGATATGTTG CCCCTGAAGTCCTGGCCCAGAAACCATACAGCAAAGCCGTAGACTGCTGGTCCATCGGAGTCATCACCTATATCCT gCTGTGCGGGTATCCTCCTTTCTACGAAGAGACCGAATCCAAACTGTTTGAAAAGATTAAGGAAGGCTACTACGAGTTTGAGTCTCCGTTTTGGGACGATATCTCGGAGTCAG CCAAGGATTTCATCAGGCATTTACTGGAGAAAGACCCGAGCACGCGGTTTACCTGTGAGGAAGCCCTGCGGCACCCGTG GATTAATGGAAATACAGCCCTTCACCGTGACATATACCCATCTGTCAGCGCTCAGATTCAGAAAAACTTTGCAAAGAGCAAATGGAGG CAAGCCTTCAACGCCGCAGCCGTGGTGCACCACATGAGGAAGCTCCACATGAACGGCCACGCGGCGGCTGAAAGCACCCTCCCCGTTCTACAAGTCTCGGAGGCGTCCAGACCCAACACGCCCATGGTGGCCACCCAGCCAGTGATGCCAAACCAAGATAAGCTCCCACTGGTGCCCACGCGGGGCTGCCCAAATCCTCCCGCTCAGCTGGAGCACAACGCAGGAACGAGAGAGGGAAAGCCGCAACGCTGCTCCGAGAATGGATCACTGCCTGTAGGCAGCAGCCTGGTCCTGCCGGATAACCACAGCCCGCCAACCAGAACTTCTTGTGGCTGCAGTCCAGCCTGCGTGGGGCACGAGAAAACAAAGACGTCCTTCTGCTCCGAGACAGTGCTTCTTAAAAAGTCTGCAAAATCCCA TCACTTCAAATCAGAAGTTCTTGTTCCAATGAAAACCAGTAAACACTCGTCTCACTGTGGCACTGGGCAAACTGGAGTTTGTTTGATCATGTGA